A genomic region of Borreliella spielmanii contains the following coding sequences:
- a CDS encoding ferrous iron transporter A encodes MKIKSKCLALGLLFGFISCDLFIRDEIQEKSLGLCDEESSILETSDKSVKKSLNKKGKSKVARKKVEGNAVKKDPFNHHVKSESVNNSNLSQKNVISEEEILKTKLLRERSETRKEEIQKRQDEGERILQGSLSFLSGESGELKDTIESNEIDFTIDSDLRLKSDLQAISGSNSISYTDEIEEEDYDQYLLEEDYYYDDEETRLSNRYESYLEGVKYNVSSAIKTIVKIYDNYTLLSTKQTQMYSTRLDNLAKAKAREEAKKFTKEELEKDLKTLLNYIQVSARTATNFVYAREIYSKRKLDTIETEIKNLISKIKGQSDLYEAYKAIVRPILLMKDSLKIIEIVIDKNGVWY; translated from the coding sequence ATGAAAATTAAAAGTAAATGCTTAGCTTTGGGATTACTTTTTGGTTTTATCAGTTGTGATTTATTCATAAGAGATGAAATACAAGAGAAATCTCTTGGCCTGTGTGATGAGGAAAGTTCTATTTTAGAGACTAGTGATAAATCTGTTAAAAAGTCTCTTAATAAGAAAGGCAAAAGTAAGGTTGCTAGAAAGAAAGTTGAAGGTAATGCTGTTAAAAAAGACCCGTTTAATCATCATGTAAAGAGTGAGTCTGTTAATAACAGTAATCTATCACAAAAAAATGTGATATCGGAAGAAGAAATTTTAAAAACTAAATTATTAAGAGAACGATCTGAGACTAGAAAAGAAGAAATACAAAAACGGCAAGATGAGGGTGAAAGGATCCTTCAAGGAAGTTTAAGTTTTCTTAGTGGTGAAAGTGGTGAATTGAAGGATACTATTGAAAGCAATGAAATTGATTTTACTATAGATTCTGATTTAAGACTAAAGAGTGACTTACAAGCTATTTCAGGCTCAAACTCTATTTCATACACTGATGAAATAGAAGAAGAAGATTATGATCAGTATCTTTTAGAAGAAGATTATTATTATGATGATGAGGAAACAAGATTAAGTAATAGATATGAATCTTATCTAGAGGGTGTGAAATATAATGTAAGTTCAGCAATTAAAACAATTGTTAAGATATATGATAATTATACCTTACTTTCAACAAAGCAAACCCAAATGTATTCTACACGTCTTGATAACCTTGCTAAAGCCAAAGCTAGAGAAGAAGCTAAAAAGTTTACAAAAGAAGAACTTGAAAAAGATCTTAAGACTTTATTGAACTATATTCAAGTGAGTGCAAGGACTGCGACAAATTTTGTATATGCAAGAGAAATATATTCAAAAAGAAAATTAGATACCATTGAAACAGAAATAAAAAATTTAATTTCAAAGATCAAAGGACAATCTGATTTATACGAAGCATATAAAGCAATAGTAAGGCCAATCTTATTAATGAAAGATTCTCTTAAAATAATCGAAATAGTCATTGATAAGAATGGTGTTTGGTACTAA